The following coding sequences are from one Lolium rigidum isolate FL_2022 chromosome 6, APGP_CSIRO_Lrig_0.1, whole genome shotgun sequence window:
- the LOC124659283 gene encoding acidic endochitinase-like, with amino-acid sequence MASRAFTAFSLVVSLLLALLATCHAGSIAIYWGQNDGEASLAETCASGNYEFVILAFLPKFGNGQTPQLDLASHCDPSSGGCRSQSKDINSCQNRGVKVLLSIGGADGSYGLSSPGDASQVAMYLWNNFLGGTSSSRPLGDAILDGIDFDIEIGGAKFWNNLATDLKKLGKNGGKTVLLSAAPQCPFPDEWDGGAISTGLFDYVWVQFYNNQQCQFDAGRAAFMDAWNKWVSVPAGKIFLGLPASSSKDAAGTGFIPADELTSRVLPLIKGSPKYGGVMLWSKYYDDRSGYSSAIKSYV; translated from the coding sequence ATGGCAAGCCGAGCTTTCACTGCCTTCAGCCTCGTTGTCTCCCTCCTCTTGGCACTTCTCGCCACATGCCATGCAGGCAGCATCGCCATCTACTGGGGCCAGAATGATGGCGAGGCGTCGCTTGCCGAAACATGCGCATCCGGAAACTATGAGttcgtcatcctcgctttcctccCCAAGTTTGGCAACGGACAGACACCACAGCTGGACCTTGCAAGCCACTGTGACCCATCATCTGGTGGCTGCAGAAGCCAGAGCAAGGACATCAACTCCTGCCAGAACCGTGGGGTGAAAGTTCTCCTTTCCATCGGCGGCGCGGATGGAAGCTACGGCCTCTCGTCCCCTGGTGACGCCAGCCAGGTTGCCATGTACCTATGGAACAACTTCTTGGGCGGCACGTCCTCGTCCCGCCCCCTTGGCGATGCCATACTCGATGGCATCGACTTTGACATCGAGATTGGCGGTGCTAAATTCTGGAACAACCTTGCTacggacctcaagaaattgggcaAGAACGGTGGGAAGACAGTCCTGCTGAGCGCAGCACCGCAATGCCCCTTCCCTGATGAATGGGACGGTGGCGCAATTAGCACTGGATTGTTCGATTATGTGTGGGTGCAGTTCTACAACAACCAGCAGTGCCAGTTCGACGCGGGACGTGCTGCCTTCATGGATGCGTGGAATAAGTGGGTGTCGGTACCAGCAGGTAAGATCTTTTTGGGATTGCCGGCTTCTAGCTCCAAAGACGCGGCGGGCACGGGATTCATCCCTGCCGATGAGCTCACGTCACGTGTGTTGCCGCTCATCAAGGGCTCGCCCAAATACGGTGGCGTTATGTTGTGGTCTAAGTACTACGACGATCGCAGTGGATACAGCTCTGCCATCAAAAGCTACGTGTGA
- the LOC124662491 gene encoding F-box protein At5g07610-like has product MAPGSKKKKKKGVKRCPMDKLTDDILTDIISRVPYKSTCCCKCVATRWRDLFWHPDHRKKLPQPLYGFFHEGFNMNRSPMRARYFTNVSGKGFPLVDPSLAFLPKYEKVDLLDCCNGLLLCRCWKATDPKTLDYVVCNPATEKWVLVPATNWSSKAAIACLGFEPTVSSHFHVFEFIDEEAWGFDESEQCECDGRIETLAIYSSKAGVWKHHSLDNFMFAVPDNAKSVFLNGILRFATTYGFILAVDVEGNDWWQIDIPMPPCIEYTRDDAIFVSQRQLYITSKLAGSDCSDLSVWALEDYNSKTWTLKHNVSKLELFGARYSSFANNFDVISFHPEHNMIFIVGGHENTLMSYDMDRRKLCVLCHLGRDCQIAYGRTPYLPYVPLFSEALADG; this is encoded by the coding sequence atGGCGCCGGgttccaagaagaagaagaagaagggcgtgAAGCGGTGTCCAATGgacaagctaaccgacgacatccTCACCGACATAATCTCGCGCGTGCCCTACAAGTCCACCTGCTGCTGCAAGTGCGTTGCCACGCGCTGGCGCGACCTCTTCTGGCACCCCGACCACCGCAAGAAGCTGCCCCAGCCCCTCTACGGCTTCTTCCACGAAGGCTTCAACATGAACCGGTCACCTATGAGAGCTCGATATTTCACCAACGTTTCAGGGAAAGGGTTTCCTCTCGTCGACCCTTCACTAGCCTTCCTGCCCAAATACGAGAAAGTTGACCTTTTGGACTgctgcaatggcctcctcctctgccgttgTTGGAAGGCAACTGATCCCAAGACATTGGATTATGTGGTGTGCAATCCCGCCACTGAAAAATGGGTTCTTGTGCCTGCAACCAATTGGTCCAGCAAGGCAGCGATCGCTTGCCTCGGGTTCGAGCCGACGGTCTCCTCTCACTTCCATGTGTTCGAGTTCATTGATGAAGAGGCCTGGGGTTTTGATGAGTCTGAGCAATGCGAATGTGATGGACGCATTGAAACACTGGCGATATACTCGTCTAAAGCTGGAGTTTGGAAGCATCATAGCCTGGACAACTTTATGTTTGCAGTACCCGATAATGCAAAAAGTGTTTTCCTTAATGGGATCCTTCGTTTCGCCACCACTTATGGTTTTATACTAGCTGTTGACGTGGAAGGAAACGATTGGTGGCAGATTGATATTCCTATGCCACCATGCATTGAGTATACTCGTGACGATGCAATTTTTGTATCGCAGAGGCAGTTGTATATCACAAGCAAACTTGCTGGTTCTGATTGTTCTGACCTATCAGTATGGGCCCTTGAGGACTACAATAGTAAAACCTGGACCTTGAAGCACAATGTCAGCAAATTGGAGCTGTTTGGAGCACGGTATTCATCATTTGCAAATAATTTCGATGTCATCTCATTCCACCCGGAACACAATATGATTTTCATAGTTGGTGGGCACGAGAACACACTAATGTCATATGACATGGATCGCAGAAAGCTGTGTGTTCTATGCCATCTTGGACGGGATTGTCAAATTGCGTATGGCAGGACTCCTTATCTTCCATATGTTCCATTGTTCTCGGAGGCATTGGCAGATGGGTAA